One stretch of Candidatus Bathyarchaeia archaeon DNA includes these proteins:
- a CDS encoding GNAT family N-acetyltransferase → MLPDYQGIGIGKRLMNFIAEFYTSKTKLPFYLVTSNPQLVRGDLGNWVIKRIGHGSHGKGNTRINQGLVKSNSKGRLTVSLKYVPKR, encoded by the coding sequence GTGTTGCCCGACTATCAGGGCATAGGCATCGGCAAACGCCTGATGAATTTCATCGCCGAGTTTTACACTTCTAAAACGAAGCTGCCGTTTTATTTGGTAACGAGCAATCCTCAGCTGGTACGGGGCGACCTGGGTAACTGGGTTATCAAGCGTATTGGGCATGGTAGCCACGGAAAAGGCAACACAAGAATAAACCAGGGGCTAGTCAAATCCAACAGCAAAGGACGCTTGACTGTTTCGCTTAAGTATGTGCCTAAAAGGTAA
- a CDS encoding GNAT family N-acetyltransferase: MWQTFRHYHYLNGKLGAGVRCYVAMYQFKPVAFIAVAHVHMRSHYYRVSRLVVLPDYQGIGIGKRL, from the coding sequence ACCTTTAGGCACTATCATTATCTAAACGGTAAACTTGGCGCAGGCGTCCGCTGCTACGTCGCCATGTACCAGTTTAAGCCTGTTGCATTCATCGCTGTCGCTCACGTGCACATGAGGTCGCATTATTACCGTGTTAGCCGCCTCGTAGTGTTGCCCGACTATCAGGGCATAGGCATCGGCAAACGCCTGTAG